A single Parabacteroides timonensis DNA region contains:
- a CDS encoding HU family DNA-binding protein has translation MNSRLTIQDLAALLAERTGKDRSSAELFLREFIAIVSKGVFTDKIAKVKGLGSFKVVLVEKRESIHVNTGERFLIPAHYKFSFLPDKELRELVNKPFSFFETTELNENVDFTDLDVSAEIEEKEAEDESVEDIIPENTSPVEEPEVLPAPENTDEKEEEIAESSEVPESSEEEIIPEEIKSEEIQSEDTSDAEPEPPFESKPSPSEIVEPIAEKPVEEPMPIPLANGFSDTDYQFEDEEPSTSPWIKWVVAAGIVGIIVAGSTLLYLNRSFFLGPEIPTKALTGRSLPDQAVASVDTLQEPELNTEIEEDKDTITAELPAIAPEAPAETPEVLATVKIETGSRLTLISLEYYGSKIFWVYLYDYNKAVIKDPNNIPVGTEIQVPAPRLYGIDKHSRASIDKAAARQTEILAGNL, from the coding sequence ATGAATAGTCGGCTGACAATACAAGATCTGGCTGCTTTATTAGCCGAACGTACAGGAAAGGACAGGAGCAGTGCTGAACTGTTTCTAAGAGAATTTATTGCAATCGTATCAAAAGGTGTCTTTACCGATAAGATAGCTAAAGTGAAGGGACTTGGTTCCTTTAAAGTTGTTTTGGTAGAGAAACGGGAAAGTATTCATGTGAATACAGGAGAACGCTTTTTGATTCCGGCACATTATAAGTTCTCTTTTCTTCCTGATAAGGAGTTGCGCGAATTAGTAAATAAGCCATTTTCATTCTTTGAAACGACCGAGTTGAATGAAAACGTAGATTTTACAGATCTGGATGTGTCAGCGGAGATAGAAGAGAAAGAAGCCGAAGATGAATCGGTAGAGGATATTATCCCGGAAAACACTTCACCTGTTGAAGAGCCGGAAGTACTACCTGCTCCGGAAAACACAGATGAAAAAGAGGAAGAAATAGCTGAGTCATCAGAAGTGCCGGAATCGTCAGAAGAGGAAATTATACCGGAAGAGATTAAATCAGAAGAAATACAGTCGGAAGATACTTCGGATGCTGAGCCGGAGCCACCATTCGAAAGCAAGCCTTCACCATCTGAAATAGTAGAGCCTATTGCGGAAAAACCGGTAGAAGAACCTATGCCGATTCCTTTGGCTAATGGTTTCTCGGATACCGATTATCAGTTTGAAGATGAAGAACCGTCTACTTCTCCTTGGATAAAATGGGTTGTGGCGGCTGGCATTGTTGGCATCATTGTTGCCGGTAGTACATTGCTGTATCTTAACCGGAGTTTTTTCTTAGGACCTGAAATACCGACGAAAGCGTTAACTGGTAGATCTTTACCCGATCAGGCAGTTGCTTCGGTCGATACACTTCAGGAACCAGAACTTAATACAGAAATCGAGGAAGACAAAGATACTATTACAGCTGAATTACCTGCAATAGCTCCCGAAGCACCGGCAGAAACCCCGGAGGTGTTGGCAACAGTAAAAATAGAAACAGGTAGCCGCTTGACCCTGATCTCACTGGAGTATTATGGCAGCAAAATATTCTGGGTCTATCTGTATGATTATAATAAGGCAGTGATTAAAGATCCTAATAACATCCCGGTTGGCACTGAGATTCAGGTACCTGCTCCGAGGTTGTATGGTATCGATAAACATAGTCGTGCTTCAATAGACAAAGCTGCTGCACGCCAGACGGAAATACTGGCTGGAAATTTGTAA
- a CDS encoding HU family DNA-binding protein has product MKNKELITELSAKLGWTAQEVTEMLSAFSSVVGSKLVDNDAIYLQGLGLFEIKKKAERISVNPANGKRYLVPPKLVPVFKPGATIKSKLKELSDNE; this is encoded by the coding sequence ATGAAAAACAAGGAGCTAATAACAGAGTTGTCTGCAAAACTGGGGTGGACTGCACAGGAAGTAACCGAAATGCTGTCTGCTTTTAGCTCTGTGGTTGGTTCGAAGCTGGTAGATAATGATGCTATTTATTTGCAAGGATTAGGCCTGTTTGAGATAAAGAAGAAGGCAGAACGCATCTCTGTCAATCCGGCAAATGGAAAACGTTATCTGGTACCTCCCAAGCTCGTTCCGGTATTTAAACCGGGAGCTACCATCAAATCTAAACTAAAAGAATTAAGCGACAATGAATAG
- the rimO gene encoding 30S ribosomal protein S12 methylthiotransferase RimO: MRKNKVDIITLGCSKNLVDSEQLMRQFVANGYTVEHDPHKINGEIVVVNTCGFIGDAQEESINMILELGEAKKKGKIGQLYVMGCLTERFLEEMKQELPEVDHFYGKFNWKELISDIGKSYHRELASDRVLTTPKHYAFLKIAEGCNRICSYCAIPISTGHYQSIPMEQIEEEVRLLVAQGVKEFQVIAQDLTYYGLDIYKRYALPELVERISDIPGVEWIRLHYGYPSHFPYDLLRVMRERDNVCKYLDIALQHISDNMLQKMRRNITKEETYALIERIRKEVPGIHLRTTLMVGHPGETEQDFEELVEFVKKARFERMGAFAYSHEEGTYSFKNYTDDISDEVKQERLDYLMRIQERISNEINEAKVGQTFKIIIDREEEDCYIGRTEFDSPEVDPEVVVFKQLSLNPGEFYNVIIEESQAFDLYGKVFL, encoded by the coding sequence ATGAGAAAAAATAAAGTAGATATTATCACGCTGGGCTGTTCGAAAAACCTGGTTGACTCGGAGCAGTTGATGCGTCAGTTTGTCGCAAACGGTTATACAGTTGAACATGACCCACATAAGATAAACGGAGAGATCGTTGTGGTAAATACCTGCGGTTTTATCGGTGATGCCCAGGAAGAATCGATCAATATGATCCTGGAATTGGGTGAAGCTAAGAAGAAAGGAAAGATCGGTCAATTATATGTGATGGGATGTCTTACCGAGCGTTTCTTGGAAGAAATGAAGCAGGAGTTACCCGAAGTAGACCATTTTTACGGAAAGTTCAACTGGAAGGAACTCATATCCGATATCGGCAAATCCTATCATCGTGAATTAGCTTCCGACCGTGTGTTGACCACCCCGAAACATTATGCTTTCCTAAAAATTGCAGAAGGATGTAATCGTATCTGTTCCTATTGCGCCATTCCTATTAGTACCGGGCACTATCAATCCATCCCGATGGAACAGATAGAAGAGGAGGTACGTCTGCTTGTTGCACAAGGTGTAAAGGAATTTCAGGTTATCGCCCAAGATCTGACTTATTACGGGTTGGATATATATAAAAGATATGCATTACCCGAACTGGTTGAACGTATTTCGGATATCCCCGGAGTAGAATGGATTCGTTTGCATTATGGCTATCCTTCCCATTTCCCTTATGATCTGTTGCGGGTGATGCGTGAGCGTGATAATGTTTGTAAATATCTGGATATCGCTTTGCAACATATCAGCGACAATATGTTACAGAAGATGCGTCGTAATATCACGAAGGAAGAAACATACGCATTGATTGAACGTATCCGGAAAGAAGTTCCGGGCATCCATCTCCGAACGACATTAATGGTGGGACATCCGGGTGAAACGGAGCAGGACTTCGAGGAATTGGTCGAATTTGTAAAGAAAGCGCGTTTCGAACGTATGGGTGCTTTTGCTTACAGTCATGAAGAAGGAACTTATTCATTCAAGAATTATACGGATGATATCTCCGATGAAGTTAAACAGGAACGTTTAGACTACCTGATGCGGATACAAGAAAGGATCTCTAACGAGATAAATGAGGCCAAAGTAGGCCAAACCTTTAAAATTATAATCGACCGGGAGGAAGAAGATTGTTATATCGGACGTACCGAATTCGACTCTCCGGAGGTCGATCCGGAAGTTGTTGTTTTTAAACAACTATCGCTAAATCCAGGAGAGTTTTATAACGTAATTATCGAAGAATCACAGGCTTTTGACCTTTACGGAAAAGTGTTTCTTTGA
- the ftsY gene encoding signal recognition particle-docking protein FtsY has translation MGIFSFFSKEKKETLDKGLSKTKENVFSKLTRAIAGKSKVDDEVLDNLEEVLITSDVGVDTTLKIIERIEKRVARDKYVTTQELTTLLRDEIATLLTENNTEDAESFIVPEDKKPYVIMVVGVNGVGKTTTIGKLAYQFKKAGKNVYLGAADTFRAAAVEQLVIWSERVGVPIVKQKMGSDPASVAFDTLSSAKANDADVVIIDTAGRLHNKINLMNELTKIKNVMKKVIPDAPHEVLLVLDGSTGQNAFEQAKQFTAATEVNALAVTKLDGTAKGGVVIGISDHFRIPVKYIGLGEGIEDLQVFNKKEFVNSLFGE, from the coding sequence ATGGGTATTTTTAGCTTTTTCAGTAAAGAAAAAAAAGAGACTTTAGACAAAGGGTTATCTAAGACAAAAGAAAATGTATTTTCTAAACTTACCAGGGCTATTGCCGGAAAGAGTAAGGTTGATGATGAAGTATTGGATAACCTGGAAGAGGTACTTATTACTTCCGATGTCGGTGTAGATACTACGTTGAAGATCATCGAACGTATCGAAAAGCGTGTAGCCCGGGATAAGTACGTCACTACTCAGGAACTCACCACCTTGTTGCGTGACGAGATTGCGACATTACTTACCGAAAACAACACGGAAGATGCTGAAAGCTTTATTGTCCCGGAAGATAAGAAGCCCTATGTTATCATGGTTGTCGGTGTGAACGGAGTAGGTAAAACAACAACGATCGGTAAACTGGCATATCAATTCAAGAAAGCCGGTAAAAATGTTTACCTGGGTGCTGCCGATACATTCCGTGCAGCTGCAGTGGAGCAGTTGGTGATCTGGAGTGAACGTGTAGGTGTTCCCATCGTAAAGCAGAAAATGGGTTCCGACCCGGCTTCTGTGGCGTTCGACACACTTAGTTCTGCCAAGGCAAATGATGCCGACGTTGTAATTATCGATACAGCCGGTCGTTTGCATAATAAAATAAACCTGATGAATGAACTTACCAAGATAAAGAACGTGATGAAAAAGGTTATTCCTGATGCTCCTCACGAAGTTTTGCTGGTATTGGACGGTTCAACAGGACAGAATGCCTTTGAACAAGCTAAACAATTTACTGCAGCTACCGAAGTGAATGCATTGGCTGTCACGAAATTGGATGGAACAGCTAAAGGTGGTGTGGTGATCGGTATTTCCGACCATTTCCGTATTCCGGTAAAATATATCGGTTTGGGTGAAGGTATTGAAGATTTGCAGGTCTTTAACAAGAAGGAATTTGTAAATTCATTATTTGGAGAATAA
- the nspC gene encoding carboxynorspermidine decarboxylase: MIDFNVIPSPCYVMEEKLLRNNLALIKSVKERAGVNIILAFKAFALWKSFPIVREYIPYSTASSKFEAQLAFEEMGSPAHTYSPAYTEADFPAILKYSSHITFNSLSQFERFYPMVQADGNRISCGLRINPEYSDVETDLYNPCAPGSRMGIIADLLGDKLPEGVEGLHFHTLCESTSFDLEKTLSEVEKRFGRFLPHIKWLNMGGGHLMTRKGYDTEHLIALLQSFKAKYPNLEVIMEPGSAFAWQTGFLLTTVVDIVENHGIKTAIIDASFTCHMPDCLEMPYKPVIRNATDRVEGKPTYRIGGNSCLSGDYMGDWSFDEPLKVGDKIIFEDMIHYTIVKTSMFNGIPHPSLALWSKDDELVLYRTFGYEDYKGRNG, encoded by the coding sequence ATGATCGATTTCAACGTAATACCATCTCCATGCTATGTGATGGAAGAGAAGCTACTCCGTAACAACCTGGCTCTTATCAAGAGCGTAAAGGAACGGGCCGGAGTGAATATTATTCTTGCTTTTAAAGCCTTTGCCCTGTGGAAATCTTTTCCTATCGTCCGCGAATATATACCCTATTCGACTGCCAGTTCGAAATTTGAAGCTCAGTTGGCTTTCGAGGAAATGGGAAGTCCGGCACATACTTATTCGCCGGCTTATACGGAAGCTGATTTTCCTGCTATACTAAAGTACAGTAGTCATATCACATTTAATTCATTATCGCAGTTTGAGCGTTTTTATCCAATGGTACAAGCAGACGGGAATCGTATCTCGTGCGGCTTACGTATTAACCCGGAGTATTCGGATGTTGAAACCGATTTGTATAATCCTTGTGCACCCGGTTCGCGGATGGGAATCATTGCCGATCTGTTAGGTGACAAATTGCCGGAAGGGGTAGAAGGGCTGCATTTCCATACGTTATGTGAGTCTACTTCATTTGATCTGGAGAAAACATTATCGGAAGTCGAGAAACGCTTCGGCCGTTTTTTACCGCATATCAAATGGCTGAATATGGGAGGCGGACATTTGATGACACGTAAAGGATACGATACGGAACATCTGATAGCTTTACTTCAATCATTCAAGGCTAAGTATCCTAATTTAGAGGTTATTATGGAGCCTGGAAGCGCTTTTGCCTGGCAAACGGGATTCCTGTTGACTACTGTGGTAGATATCGTAGAAAATCATGGGATAAAAACAGCCATTATAGATGCTTCATTTACCTGTCATATGCCGGATTGCCTGGAAATGCCTTATAAGCCGGTTATTCGTAATGCAACCGACAGGGTGGAAGGAAAGCCGACTTACCGTATTGGGGGAAATAGCTGCCTGAGTGGTGATTATATGGGGGATTGGTCGTTTGACGAACCTCTGAAAGTCGGTGATAAGATCATTTTTGAAGATATGATTCATTATACCATCGTGAAGACTTCGATGTTTAACGGGATACCGCATCCATCACTGGCTCTCTGGAGTAAAGACGATGAATTGGTACTTTATCGGACGTTCGGCTACGAAGACTATAAAGGAAGAAACGGCTGA
- a CDS encoding ATP-dependent helicase, protein MEEYLDQLNESQREAVIYNEGPSLVIAGAGSGKTRVLTYKIAYLVHLGLAPQSILALTFTNKAAREMKERIAKITGDQTARRLWMGTFHSIFSRILRYEAEHIGYPSNFTIYDAADSKSLLKAIIKEMQLDDKVYRIGMIQSRISNAKNALVTWKAYEQSKELMQHDIDSKVPLLREIYKRYQNRCLQAGAMDFDDLLLQTNILFRDHPQVLDKYRSFFQFVLVDEYQDTNFAQHLIVQKLCEQHRRICVVGDDAQSIYSFRGANIDNILQFKNQYPGCRIFKLERNYRSTQNIVNAANSLIHKNKEQIFKNVYSEKEQGNKVRVSSSYSDYEEGYAVAAMINEMRMRKDYDYSEFAILYRTNAQSRILEEALRKRGIPYKIYGGLSFYQRKEVKDIISYLRLIVNPHDEEAFKRVINYPTRGIGDTTVGKLVSAATENNVSLWTVLNAPIDYGLQINSGTAKRLSDFREMIERFIEQNTRLSAEEMAAMVVKESGIVSTLFQDRSVEGISKQENLQELLKGIAEFCELRREEGIEQVSLADFLSEVSLLTDQDNDKDEQANKVTMMTVHAAKGLEFRNVFVVGLEEDLFPSQMAKDNPRAVEEERRLFYVAITRAEENCVLTYAKSRFRNGQSAMCSPSRFLKDIDVQFLELPTDTSSDTFAAAREQFQRPAFASPFQQPRAVEKEEPSFVSPVAQAAQRQRLTKVETATSAPATSATPSSDLSGLSVGAKVRHDRFGEGEVIAIEGDGGNAKATVAFTHFGQKQLLLKFARLTIVK, encoded by the coding sequence GTGGAAGAATATCTGGATCAACTGAATGAGAGTCAGCGCGAAGCTGTTATATATAACGAGGGTCCGTCGCTGGTGATTGCCGGCGCCGGTTCCGGTAAGACAAGAGTACTTACTTATAAGATTGCTTATCTGGTACATCTGGGGTTGGCACCTCAAAGCATTCTGGCACTTACTTTTACCAATAAAGCGGCACGTGAAATGAAAGAACGTATTGCCAAGATAACCGGTGACCAGACGGCACGCCGGTTGTGGATGGGAACGTTCCACTCGATCTTCTCACGTATCCTTCGCTATGAAGCAGAACATATCGGTTATCCTTCCAATTTCACTATTTACGATGCTGCCGATTCGAAAAGTTTATTGAAGGCTATTATCAAAGAGATGCAGCTGGATGACAAAGTGTATCGTATCGGAATGATACAAAGCCGTATTTCGAATGCTAAGAATGCACTGGTTACCTGGAAGGCTTACGAGCAGTCCAAGGAGTTGATGCAACACGATATAGATTCGAAAGTCCCTTTGTTGCGTGAAATATATAAGCGTTATCAGAATCGTTGCCTACAGGCAGGAGCGATGGATTTCGACGATTTGTTGCTTCAGACGAATATCCTGTTCCGCGATCATCCGCAGGTATTGGATAAATACCGTAGCTTTTTTCAGTTCGTATTGGTCGACGAGTATCAGGATACCAATTTTGCCCAGCATTTGATCGTCCAGAAGCTTTGTGAGCAACACCGCCGTATTTGTGTGGTGGGAGATGATGCTCAGAGCATCTACTCTTTCCGCGGAGCCAATATCGATAATATCCTGCAATTCAAAAATCAATATCCGGGTTGCCGTATCTTTAAACTGGAACGAAATTATCGTTCTACACAGAATATTGTGAATGCAGCAAACAGCTTGATCCATAAAAATAAAGAACAGATATTCAAGAATGTGTATTCGGAGAAAGAACAGGGAAATAAGGTCCGTGTTTCTTCTTCCTATTCGGATTATGAAGAAGGATACGCTGTGGCCGCTATGATCAATGAAATGCGGATGCGCAAAGATTATGATTATTCTGAATTCGCCATCCTGTACCGGACAAATGCCCAGTCTCGTATTTTGGAAGAGGCGCTTCGCAAAAGAGGAATACCTTATAAGATATACGGCGGTCTGTCTTTCTATCAGCGTAAAGAGGTGAAAGATATTATCTCTTATCTGCGTTTGATTGTTAATCCGCATGATGAAGAAGCTTTTAAGCGGGTTATCAATTATCCTACACGTGGTATCGGCGATACCACTGTCGGCAAATTGGTTAGTGCTGCTACTGAAAATAATGTCAGCCTCTGGACGGTATTGAATGCTCCCATCGATTACGGTTTGCAGATCAATAGCGGTACAGCCAAAAGATTAAGTGATTTCCGCGAAATGATCGAACGTTTCATTGAACAGAATACTCGTTTGTCTGCCGAAGAAATGGCTGCTATGGTAGTCAAGGAGAGTGGAATTGTCAGTACACTTTTTCAGGATCGTTCGGTGGAAGGGATCAGTAAACAGGAAAACTTACAAGAGTTACTGAAAGGTATTGCAGAGTTTTGTGAACTCCGTCGCGAAGAAGGAATAGAACAAGTGTCTCTCGCAGACTTCCTTTCTGAAGTTTCCCTGTTGACGGATCAGGATAATGATAAAGATGAACAAGCTAATAAAGTCACTATGATGACTGTTCATGCTGCCAAAGGATTGGAGTTCAGGAATGTTTTTGTGGTAGGCCTGGAAGAAGATCTGTTCCCTTCGCAAATGGCGAAAGATAATCCTCGTGCAGTGGAGGAGGAGCGCCGGTTGTTTTATGTTGCGATTACCCGTGCCGAAGAGAATTGCGTCCTGACCTATGCCAAGAGCCGTTTTCGGAACGGACAGAGTGCCATGTGTTCCCCCAGTCGTTTCCTGAAAGATATCGATGTCCAGTTCCTGGAACTTCCGACAGATACGTCGTCAGATACTTTTGCTGCGGCTCGCGAACAGTTCCAGCGTCCGGCATTTGCATCTCCTTTCCAGCAACCACGGGCAGTAGAAAAAGAGGAGCCCTCTTTTGTTTCTCCTGTTGCCCAGGCCGCGCAACGTCAACGTCTTACAAAGGTGGAAACAGCAACTTCGGCTCCGGCCACGTCTGCAACACCTTCATCCGACCTTTCCGGTTTATCTGTCGGGGCTAAGGTTCGGCACGATCGTTTCGGTGAAGGCGAGGTTATAGCTATCGAGGGAGATGGAGGCAATGCCAAAGCAACGGTGGCATTCACTCACTTCGGACAAAAACAATTATTATTGAAGTTTGCCCGCTTAACAATAGTAAAATAG
- a CDS encoding helix-turn-helix domain-containing protein translates to MNTRLAANLSVIFTACMLVLSFSFGFHNYSETQKAIVSDLNQALQQTIMQNSEQWMNQDTLKTYSRLSTLFGNPVSIESYNKDFAEALKFEQLKEKSGIIVHVKNKKATDKSIAYVTPEKDQTQNYLASDTVIWLSANLNLPEASQEELGISFQGYINYSTKDILALTDKRTPLVLLIAAILSGALSFFLFRRRSTSLPQEEKTLVFGNLTFSCRHACFYKEDREKLKLTPQQYKIMEMFFLSSSHILPRVDICDTLWPGKDNADETLNTLIRRLRPLVEDNSNLKITTDRGRAYQLEIKESLAV, encoded by the coding sequence ATGAACACACGGTTAGCAGCAAATCTATCGGTTATTTTTACAGCCTGCATGCTTGTACTATCATTCAGTTTCGGCTTTCACAATTATTCGGAAACACAGAAAGCAATCGTTTCGGATCTGAACCAGGCATTGCAGCAGACCATTATGCAAAATTCCGAACAATGGATGAATCAGGATACACTCAAGACTTATTCACGCTTGTCTACCCTTTTCGGAAATCCGGTTTCTATCGAGAGTTATAATAAAGATTTTGCCGAAGCATTGAAGTTTGAGCAACTGAAAGAGAAAAGCGGTATTATCGTTCACGTAAAAAATAAGAAAGCGACGGATAAATCTATTGCATACGTAACTCCTGAAAAAGATCAGACACAGAATTACCTGGCAAGCGATACCGTTATCTGGCTGAGCGCTAATCTGAATCTCCCCGAAGCATCACAGGAAGAATTAGGAATCTCTTTTCAAGGATATATCAATTATTCGACTAAGGATATTCTGGCACTTACAGATAAACGGACTCCTTTAGTACTGCTGATAGCTGCTATCCTGTCCGGTGCCCTTTCTTTCTTTTTATTTCGTCGCAGAAGCACAAGTCTGCCACAAGAAGAGAAAACACTGGTTTTCGGTAACCTTACATTCTCTTGTCGCCATGCCTGCTTCTATAAAGAAGACCGGGAGAAATTGAAACTTACCCCGCAACAATACAAAATCATGGAAATGTTTTTCCTTTCCTCCTCTCATATCCTGCCCAGAGTAGATATCTGTGATACGCTATGGCCGGGTAAAGACAATGCCGACGAAACGCTGAACACTTTGATCCGCCGCTTGCGTCCGTTGGTGGAGGATAACAGCAATCTGAAAATAACGACCGACAGAGGAAGAGCTTATCAGTTGGAAATAAAAGAAAGCCTTGCGGTATAA
- the bla gene encoding class A beta-lactamase, subclass A2, which yields MKHIRIILFALCSLCCLTGLQAQSEQLKANIQEIIKDKKARIGVGIILNGKDTVTINNEDPYPMMSVFKFHQALAVLNYLQQNNLPLDTPIRIEKEDIIENTYSPLRDKYPQGNISLPISELLKYIIQLSDNIACDVLFKYIGGPSVADKYIRSLGIQQFSIVITEDDMHQDLSACYLNWSTPLEATRLLEILLTRPLFKDEYQEFLKNIMIECETGKDRLPQPLLKTDAVIGHKTGTSDLNAKGQFIGTNDIGFVLLPNGSRYTVAVFIKDSNESMETNAKIIASISEVIYKYFTESYN from the coding sequence ATGAAACACATACGTATTATTCTTTTCGCTCTTTGCAGCCTCTGTTGCCTAACTGGTTTACAAGCACAATCAGAGCAATTAAAAGCCAATATTCAGGAAATTATCAAAGATAAAAAAGCCCGGATAGGTGTAGGTATCATATTAAATGGTAAAGATACTGTTACCATTAATAATGAAGACCCGTATCCGATGATGAGTGTATTCAAGTTTCATCAGGCATTGGCGGTACTCAATTACCTGCAGCAAAATAATCTACCTCTCGATACCCCAATACGGATTGAGAAAGAGGATATAATTGAAAACACTTACAGTCCGTTACGCGATAAATATCCCCAGGGCAATATTTCCCTTCCGATCAGCGAGCTTTTGAAATACATTATTCAGCTAAGTGACAATATTGCCTGCGACGTCTTATTCAAATATATAGGCGGTCCTTCAGTTGCGGACAAATATATCCGCTCATTAGGTATACAGCAATTCTCCATTGTAATCACCGAAGATGATATGCATCAGGATTTATCTGCTTGCTACCTGAACTGGAGTACACCATTAGAGGCTACCCGTTTATTAGAAATTCTACTTACCCGGCCATTATTTAAAGATGAATATCAGGAATTCCTCAAAAACATCATGATCGAATGTGAAACCGGAAAAGACCGTCTCCCCCAGCCATTATTAAAAACAGACGCAGTGATAGGACACAAAACCGGTACTAGTGATCTGAATGCAAAGGGACAATTCATTGGAACAAACGATATCGGTTTTGTTCTGCTCCCGAATGGAAGCAGATACACTGTTGCTGTATTCATCAAAGATTCGAATGAGAGCATGGAAACAAATGCAAAGATCATAGCCTCTATATCTGAGGTGATTTATAAATATTTTACTGAGTCTTATAACTAA
- a CDS encoding MalY/PatB family protein — protein sequence MKYNFDELIPRRRSNSYKWDTAKEEDVLPMWVADMDFRTAPCVVDALRRRVEHGIFGYTKVPAAYYEAVTNWFMRQHGWLIEEDWIIYTSGVVPALSAVIKALTLPGDRVLVQTPVYNCFFSSIRNNGCEVVVSPLLYIDGTYRIDFEGLEREASDPKVKLLLLCNPHNPAGRVWTREELTCIGEICFRNDVLVVADEIHCELVFPGHTYTPFASISKDFLMNSVTCISPSKAFNLAGLQIANIISANEYVRMKIDKAINANEVCDVNPFGVEALIAAYNEGEEWLEELKQYLLDNYNYLKRYFEKYLPHLKVLPLEGTYLVWVDCSALKQSSEEIVKALLDKEKLLVNDGNMYGEAGKDFIRINIACPRALLIDGLGRLKRVLN from the coding sequence ATGAAATACAATTTTGACGAGTTGATTCCCCGTCGCAGAAGTAACTCCTATAAATGGGATACGGCGAAAGAAGAGGATGTCCTGCCCATGTGGGTAGCCGATATGGATTTCCGTACGGCTCCCTGTGTGGTTGATGCATTGCGCAGGCGGGTGGAACATGGTATTTTCGGTTATACCAAAGTGCCGGCCGCTTATTATGAAGCTGTAACGAACTGGTTTATGAGACAGCATGGTTGGCTAATAGAGGAAGACTGGATTATTTATACTTCAGGGGTAGTTCCGGCCTTGTCTGCCGTAATCAAAGCACTCACCCTGCCGGGTGACCGTGTATTGGTGCAGACACCGGTTTATAATTGCTTTTTCTCCTCTATTCGAAATAACGGTTGCGAAGTGGTCGTCAGTCCTCTTCTTTATATCGATGGAACTTACCGGATTGATTTCGAAGGTTTGGAAAGAGAAGCCTCCGACCCAAAAGTCAAATTATTACTTTTATGTAACCCGCATAATCCGGCAGGCAGGGTTTGGACTCGGGAGGAACTGACGTGTATCGGCGAGATTTGTTTTCGGAATGACGTATTGGTTGTCGCCGATGAGATTCATTGCGAATTGGTTTTTCCGGGGCATACTTATACACCTTTTGCCTCCATTTCGAAAGACTTCCTGATGAATTCCGTTACCTGCATTTCACCGAGTAAGGCATTCAACCTGGCGGGATTACAGATAGCAAACATTATTTCAGCTAATGAATATGTACGTATGAAAATAGACAAGGCCATCAATGCCAACGAGGTCTGCGATGTGAATCCTTTTGGTGTTGAAGCCTTGATAGCTGCTTACAATGAGGGCGAAGAATGGCTGGAAGAACTTAAACAATACCTGCTGGATAATTACAATTATCTGAAAAGATATTTTGAAAAGTATCTTCCCCATTTGAAAGTTTTACCATTGGAAGGCACTTATCTGGTTTGGGTAGATTGTTCTGCCCTGAAACAATCTTCAGAAGAAATTGTGAAAGCTTTGCTGGATAAGGAAAAGCTGTTGGTAAATGACGGGAATATGTATGGTGAAGCTGGTAAAGATTTTATCCGCATCAACATCGCTTGTCCGAGAGCACTTCTGATCGATGGTTTGGGCAGGCTTAAGCGTGTACTGAATTAG